The proteins below come from a single Drosophila teissieri strain GT53w chromosome 3L, Prin_Dtei_1.1, whole genome shotgun sequence genomic window:
- the LOC122618309 gene encoding acyl-CoA-binding protein produces MADFNAILEKTKAFSKKPPTEVYLEFYGLYKQFQEGDINIEKPADAEGAAKYDAWLSRKGLSVDDAKAAYVALYEKYDPIYG; encoded by the exons ATGGCCGAT TTCAACGCTATCCTCGAGAAGACCAAGGCCTTCAGCAAGAAGCCCCCAACGGAGGTGTACCTGGAGTTCTACGGCCTGTACAAGCAGTTCCAGGAGGGCGACATCAACATCGAGAAGCCCGCCGATGCCGAGGGTGCCGCCAAGTACGATGCCTGGCTGAGCCGCAAGGGACTGTCCGTCGATGACGCCAAGGCCGCCTACGTCGCCCTGTACGAGAAGTACGACCCCATCTACGGATAA